The proteins below are encoded in one region of Paralysiella testudinis:
- the priB gene encoding primosomal replication protein N: MDNQLSLCAQIKTADPIRYTPAGLPVLTLWLSHESWQNELGERYLAKMEMEAKLMGEAALSWQHRQGCMVRVSGFLAQKGRRYPRPVLHIQQIYEI; the protein is encoded by the coding sequence TTGGATAACCAGCTCAGCCTCTGCGCCCAAATCAAAACCGCAGACCCCATCCGCTACACCCCCGCAGGCCTGCCTGTGCTGACATTATGGCTTAGCCACGAATCGTGGCAAAACGAATTGGGTGAGCGCTATTTGGCCAAAATGGAAATGGAAGCCAAATTGATGGGCGAAGCCGCCTTAAGCTGGCAACACCGGCAGGGCTGCATGGTTCGCGTAAGCGGATTTCTGGCTCAAAAAGGGCGCCGTTATCCCCGCCCCGTTTTGCATATACAACAAATTTACGAAATATAA
- a CDS encoding carbon-nitrogen hydrolase family protein — MQDLQVAVVQMVSGTDVAANIATMCRLVREAAAGGAQWVLLPEYWPIMGQAETDKLAYAEILGQGVLQDALSGLARELGIVLFGGTVPLQGLQSGKVLNTLLVYGANGVLLGRYDKMHLFGFTGLGERYAEADTISRGEAVPHLQVGNIQVAQGVCYDLRFPEFFRAQQPFEVLLLPAAFTHTTGQAHWEILLRARAIENQCFVLASAQGGLHQNGRRTFGHSMIIDPWGEVLAVLPQGEGVAAATLKGSLLASVRSKLPALQHRLLP; from the coding sequence ATGCAAGACCTTCAGGTTGCGGTGGTGCAAATGGTGTCCGGCACCGATGTGGCGGCCAATATCGCCACCATGTGCCGTTTGGTGCGCGAAGCGGCGGCGGGCGGGGCGCAATGGGTGTTGTTGCCCGAATATTGGCCGATTATGGGACAAGCGGAAACCGATAAGCTGGCTTATGCGGAAATCTTGGGGCAGGGCGTTTTACAAGATGCTTTAAGCGGCTTGGCGCGTGAGCTCGGCATTGTGCTGTTTGGCGGCACCGTGCCTTTGCAAGGGCTGCAAAGCGGCAAGGTGCTCAATACCTTGTTGGTTTATGGTGCAAACGGTGTTTTATTGGGGCGCTACGATAAAATGCACTTATTCGGCTTTACCGGCTTGGGCGAGCGCTATGCCGAAGCCGACACCATTAGCCGTGGCGAGGCGGTGCCGCACTTGCAGGTGGGAAATATACAGGTGGCGCAAGGGGTATGCTACGACTTGCGTTTCCCCGAGTTTTTCCGCGCCCAGCAGCCGTTTGAAGTATTGTTGCTGCCTGCAGCGTTTACCCACACCACCGGCCAAGCGCACTGGGAAATCCTGCTGCGGGCGCGGGCGATTGAAAATCAGTGTTTTGTGCTGGCGTCGGCCCAAGGCGGGCTGCACCAAAATGGCCGCCGCACTTTTGGGCACAGTATGATTATCGACCCATGGGGCGAAGTACTGGCGGTATTGCCGCAAGGCGAGGGCGTGGCGGCGGCAACATTAAAAGGCAGCTTGCTGGCCAGTGTGCGCAGCAAATTGCCCGCTTTGCAGCACCGCTTATTGCCCTGA
- the rplI gene encoding 50S ribosomal protein L9, producing the protein MQIILLEKVGGLGNLGDLVTVKNGYARNFLIPQGKAQRATAANLTKFEERRAELEAKQAEILADAQARKEKLDGQTVTVAQKAGVDGRLFGSVTNHDIAEAIRAAGVEAAKSDVRLPNGPLKAVGEYEVEVALHHDAVANITVAVVPAVE; encoded by the coding sequence ATGCAAATTATTTTGTTAGAAAAAGTGGGCGGTTTGGGCAATCTGGGTGACTTGGTTACCGTAAAAAATGGCTATGCCCGCAACTTTTTGATTCCGCAAGGCAAAGCACAACGTGCCACTGCCGCTAACCTGACCAAGTTTGAAGAGCGCCGCGCCGAATTGGAAGCCAAACAAGCCGAAATTCTGGCCGATGCCCAAGCACGCAAAGAAAAACTGGACGGCCAAACCGTTACCGTGGCGCAAAAAGCCGGTGTAGACGGCCGCCTGTTCGGTTCGGTAACCAACCACGACATCGCCGAAGCCATCCGTGCTGCCGGTGTTGAAGCGGCCAAAAGCGATGTACGCCTGCCCAACGGCCCCTTGAAAGCCGTGGGTGAGTACGAAGTTGAAGTGGCGCTGCATCACGATGCCGTGGCCAACATCACCGTTGCTGTGGTTCCTGCCGTAGAATAA
- a CDS encoding mechanosensitive ion channel family protein has translation MSFFSNLFTRQEFTARLVERSFNTTSGLLELALCAGLMLLTFWLSRLIMRRRHQGDISGKRQFIRHLIQRILWPVLLLLAAVAAMYLWKATGHRELWLQLLVMAARWMIAIRFVLAVLHAVIPNGRFSSQLERSLAAVLWVVFVLWLTGLDAFIINVLKSMVIPLGSSKISVYTILTGLLSVCVVVVVALWVAQLLDNRLMQVQRLDLNLRLVLSKIVKTLLVTIAVLAALPMVGIDLTVLSVFGGALGVGLGIGLQKIASNYISGFIILSDRSIRLGDRLTVNDFTGYVTKITSRFVVLRSAGGAEALVPNDNFISSTVINESYTGKSLWTSLDVQVAYATDLPQALDIMTTVAARQERVAADPAPNSFLVGFADSGINLRLGFWVNDPENGFLGLNSAILLDIWRRFNEEGIEFPFPQREVRILNDAEDNNVAAASLQAAAQLTRQNTRSNEPASAGADAVDSSEQDGGANDK, from the coding sequence ATGTCGTTTTTCAGCAATCTGTTTACCCGGCAGGAATTTACTGCCCGCCTAGTGGAGCGCAGTTTCAATACCACCAGCGGCCTGCTGGAATTGGCCTTATGCGCGGGCTTGATGTTGCTGACATTCTGGCTTAGCCGCCTAATCATGCGCCGCCGCCATCAGGGCGATATCAGCGGCAAGCGCCAATTTATCCGCCATTTGATCCAGCGCATTTTGTGGCCGGTATTGCTATTGTTGGCCGCAGTCGCCGCCATGTATCTCTGGAAGGCCACCGGCCATCGCGAATTGTGGTTGCAATTGCTGGTGATGGCCGCGCGCTGGATGATTGCCATCCGCTTTGTGCTGGCGGTTTTGCATGCCGTTATTCCCAATGGCCGCTTCAGCAGCCAGCTAGAGCGCAGCTTGGCGGCGGTGTTGTGGGTGGTTTTTGTGTTGTGGCTTACCGGCTTGGATGCATTCATTATTAATGTGTTAAAAAGCATGGTCATCCCGCTGGGTTCGAGCAAAATTTCGGTCTACACCATCCTCACCGGCTTGCTGTCGGTGTGCGTGGTGGTGGTGGTGGCTTTATGGGTGGCGCAACTGCTAGACAACCGACTGATGCAGGTGCAGCGGCTCGATTTGAATTTGCGGCTGGTACTGTCGAAAATCGTTAAAACTTTACTGGTTACCATTGCCGTGCTCGCCGCTTTACCGATGGTGGGCATCGACTTAACCGTATTGTCGGTATTTGGCGGCGCCTTGGGTGTGGGCTTGGGTATCGGCTTGCAGAAAATCGCCAGTAATTATATTTCCGGCTTTATTATTTTGTCCGACCGCTCCATCCGCTTGGGCGACCGCCTCACCGTAAACGACTTCACCGGCTATGTCACCAAGATCACTTCCCGCTTTGTGGTTTTGCGCAGCGCCGGTGGTGCCGAAGCGCTGGTGCCGAACGACAATTTTATTTCCTCTACCGTGATTAATGAGTCCTACACCGGCAAGTCCTTATGGACCAGCCTGGATGTTCAGGTAGCCTACGCCACCGATTTGCCACAGGCACTGGACATCATGACAACCGTGGCGGCTCGGCAGGAGCGCGTGGCCGCCGACCCGGCGCCCAACAGCTTTTTGGTTGGCTTTGCCGACTCTGGCATCAATTTGCGGCTGGGTTTTTGGGTGAATGACCCCGAAAACGGCTTTTTGGGGCTGAATTCGGCCATTTTGCTGGATATTTGGCGCCGCTTTAACGAAGAAGGCATTGAATTCCCCTTCCCGCAGCGCGAAGTGCGTATTCTGAACGATGCCGAAGACAACAATGTAGCAGCCGCTTCATTGCAAGCGGCAGCACAGCTTACGCGGCAAAACACCCGGTCCAACGAACCGGCCAGCGCCGGGGCCGACGCCGTTGACAGCTCCGAGCAAGACGGTGGTGCCAATGATAAATAG
- a CDS encoding sodium-dependent transporter: MSTQKQSHAQWGSRMGFVLAATGSAVGLGNIWKFPYMTGVSGGSAFVLTYLLCIALIGLPILVAEWLIGRRGQKNPIHAMEDVAAQNQRAKAWSIIGMVGVLGSFLILSFYSVIGGWAVDYIFMTGSGTFAGLDGDGTGKIFTGFLGNHEQLLVWHTVFMALTIGIVAMGVAGGLERASKLMMPGLAVVLLILVAYGAFATGAFGRALSFLFTPDWSKINGSVLLAALGHAFFTLSLGMGIMMSYGSYLGQEVNLLKTARTVVILDTVIALFAGMAIFPLVFANNLEPAAGPGLIFVTLPIAFGNMTGGTLLGVLFFILLTFAALTSSISLLEPTVELLEEKTPLGRKGATLVAGGAIWALGIACLLSFNLWSEFTILGNNIFDFLDKLTSKFMLPLTGLGTIIFAAWFMNQESIRKELGLQGGAYMLWHIISRFVAPIGVIIVFVASLMS; this comes from the coding sequence ATGAGTACCCAAAAACAATCGCATGCACAATGGGGATCCCGTATGGGCTTTGTGTTGGCGGCCACTGGCTCGGCGGTGGGGCTGGGCAATATTTGGAAGTTTCCGTATATGACCGGGGTGAGCGGCGGCTCTGCCTTTGTGCTCACCTATCTGTTGTGTATCGCGCTTATCGGCCTGCCCATTTTGGTGGCCGAATGGCTGATTGGCCGCCGTGGCCAGAAAAACCCCATCCACGCCATGGAAGATGTGGCCGCACAAAACCAGCGTGCCAAAGCCTGGAGCATTATCGGCATGGTGGGCGTGCTGGGCTCGTTTTTGATTTTGTCGTTTTACAGCGTGATTGGCGGCTGGGCGGTGGATTACATCTTTATGACCGGCTCCGGCACCTTTGCGGGCTTGGACGGCGATGGTACCGGCAAAATCTTTACCGGCTTTTTGGGCAATCATGAGCAGCTGCTGGTGTGGCACACCGTGTTTATGGCACTCACCATCGGCATTGTGGCCATGGGTGTGGCCGGTGGCTTGGAGCGTGCTTCCAAGCTGATGATGCCGGGCTTGGCCGTTGTGCTGCTGATTCTGGTGGCCTACGGTGCCTTCGCCACCGGCGCTTTTGGCCGTGCGCTGAGCTTTCTGTTTACGCCAGACTGGAGCAAAATCAACGGCAGCGTGCTGCTGGCGGCGCTGGGGCATGCTTTCTTTACCTTGTCTTTAGGCATGGGCATTATGATGTCTTACGGCTCTTACTTGGGCCAAGAAGTGAATCTGCTGAAAACCGCGCGTACGGTGGTGATTCTGGATACCGTGATTGCCCTGTTTGCCGGTATGGCGATTTTCCCGCTGGTGTTTGCCAATAATCTGGAGCCGGCTGCCGGCCCGGGGCTGATTTTCGTTACCCTGCCGATTGCCTTTGGCAACATGACCGGCGGCACCTTGCTGGGCGTGCTGTTCTTTATCCTGCTCACTTTTGCCGCGCTCACTTCCTCTATCTCTTTGCTGGAGCCCACGGTGGAATTGCTGGAAGAAAAAACCCCGCTGGGTCGTAAAGGTGCCACCTTGGTGGCCGGTGGCGCCATCTGGGCATTGGGCATTGCTTGCTTGCTGTCGTTTAATCTGTGGAGCGAATTCACCATTCTGGGCAACAATATTTTCGACTTCCTTGATAAGCTCACCAGCAAATTTATGCTGCCGCTCACCGGCTTGGGCACCATTATCTTTGCCGCTTGGTTTATGAACCAGGAAAGCATCCGCAAAGAGCTGGGCTTGCAAGGCGGCGCCTATATGCTGTGGCATATCATCAGCCGCTTTGTGGCACCGATTGGCGTGATTATCGTGTTTGTGGCCAGCTTGATGAGCTAA
- the nudB gene encoding dihydroneopterin triphosphate diphosphatase, whose product MINSTAPTAAYKQPVSVLVLIYGTDGRILLLERADRPGFWQSVTGSLEAGETPFQAALREVGEETGLQQTATQALYDWQHSSEYEIYAHWRHRYAPGVTRNTEHVFSLQVPANSAICLAAKEHIAWGWYDLPTAAAKVFSPSNRDALLALPQYWPL is encoded by the coding sequence ATGATAAATAGCACCGCCCCAACCGCGGCTTATAAACAACCTGTTTCGGTATTGGTATTGATTTATGGCACGGATGGACGGATATTGTTATTGGAACGTGCCGATCGCCCCGGATTCTGGCAATCGGTAACCGGCAGCCTAGAAGCAGGCGAAACCCCGTTTCAGGCAGCCTTGCGCGAAGTGGGCGAAGAAACCGGTTTGCAACAAACGGCAACACAGGCCTTATACGATTGGCAGCACAGCAGCGAATACGAAATCTACGCCCACTGGCGCCACCGCTATGCACCGGGCGTCACCCGCAACACCGAGCATGTGTTTTCACTGCAAGTGCCCGCCAACAGCGCCATTTGCTTGGCGGCCAAGGAGCACATCGCTTGGGGCTGGTATGATTTGCCCACCGCTGCGGCCAAAGTATTTTCGCCTTCTAATCGCGATGCGCTGCTGGCCTTGCCCCAGTATTGGCCACTTTAG
- the lysM gene encoding peptidoglycan-binding protein LysM produces MGLFSFIKNAGEKLFGKDEKEIAQAAQANAADLNAKAAVAIKDYIEKQNLGLTNLAVAFDGSTGKVILGGNAPTQEASEKATLAAGNVTGVSDVDNQLAVAQSNAAAQYHDVVSGDTLSAISKKYYGDANKYMKIFEANKPMLSDPNKIYPGQKLRIPPL; encoded by the coding sequence ATGGGTTTGTTCAGTTTTATCAAAAACGCCGGCGAAAAACTTTTTGGCAAGGATGAAAAAGAAATCGCCCAGGCGGCACAGGCCAATGCAGCCGATTTGAATGCCAAGGCAGCAGTGGCGATTAAAGACTATATTGAAAAACAAAACTTGGGCTTGACCAATCTGGCCGTGGCGTTTGACGGCAGCACCGGCAAAGTGATTTTGGGCGGTAATGCGCCCACACAAGAAGCCAGTGAAAAAGCCACTTTGGCTGCCGGTAACGTTACCGGTGTTTCTGATGTGGACAACCAATTGGCGGTGGCACAAAGCAACGCCGCTGCCCAATACCACGATGTGGTTAGTGGCGACACCTTGTCTGCCATTAGCAAGAAATATTATGGTGATGCCAATAAATACATGAAGATTTTCGAAGCCAACAAACCGATGTTGAGCGATCCGAACAAAATCTATCCGGGCCAAAAGCTGCGTATTCCGCCGCTGTAA
- the aspS gene encoding aspartate--tRNA ligase translates to MRTNYCGLINEQYLDQTVTVKGWVHRRRDHGGVIFIDLRDREGIVQVVIDPDTPEAFATADSARNEFVLSITGRVRRRPEGTTNDKMVSGGIEILAKEIEVLNAAATPPFQIDDENLSENVRLQNRVIDLRRPVMQNNLKLRYKVAMGVRRYLDAQGFIDIETPMLTRSTPEGARDYLVPSRVHPGEFFALPQSPQLFKQLLMVAGFDRYYQITKCFRDEDLRADRQPEFTQIDLETSFLNEDEIMAITEGMAKQVFKDALNVELGDFPRMPFSEAMFYYGSDKPDLRVDLQFTELTELMKSEEFKVFRGAADMKNGRVVALRVPGGAKFSRKEIDVYTEFVGIYGAKGLAYIKVNDVTNLSNGENSGLQSPIVKFLSEGCLKAVIEQTGAQNGDIIFFGADKAKVVNEAIGALRIKIGHEHGAEGGYFTNEWRPLWVVDFPMFEYDEENNRYAAMHHPFTSPKPGHEDLMDSDPENCLARAYDMVLNGWEIGGGSVRIHRAEIQEKVFAALKISPEEQQNKFGFLLDNLKYGAPPHGGLAFGLDRLVTLMAGAESIRDVIAFPKTQRAQDLLVDAPNHVDEKQLRELGLRLRTKAADNA, encoded by the coding sequence ATGCGTACCAACTACTGCGGCTTAATCAACGAGCAATATTTAGACCAAACCGTTACCGTAAAAGGCTGGGTGCACCGCCGCCGCGACCACGGCGGGGTGATTTTTATCGACTTGCGCGATCGCGAAGGCATTGTGCAGGTAGTAATCGACCCCGACACGCCCGAAGCCTTTGCCACCGCCGATTCGGCGCGCAATGAATTTGTGCTCAGCATCACAGGCCGCGTGCGCCGCCGCCCCGAAGGCACCACCAACGACAAAATGGTGTCCGGCGGCATTGAAATTTTGGCTAAAGAAATCGAAGTGCTCAACGCCGCCGCCACGCCGCCCTTCCAAATCGACGATGAAAACCTGAGCGAAAACGTGCGCCTGCAAAACCGCGTTATCGACTTGCGCCGCCCGGTGATGCAAAACAACCTCAAATTGCGCTACAAAGTGGCCATGGGCGTGCGCCGCTACTTGGATGCCCAAGGCTTTATCGACATCGAAACCCCCATGCTCACCCGCTCCACCCCGGAAGGCGCGCGCGATTATCTGGTGCCCAGCCGCGTGCACCCGGGCGAATTTTTTGCGCTGCCGCAATCGCCGCAATTGTTTAAACAATTGCTGATGGTGGCCGGTTTCGATCGCTACTACCAAATCACCAAATGCTTTCGCGATGAAGATTTGCGTGCCGACCGCCAGCCGGAATTCACCCAAATCGACTTGGAAACTTCGTTTCTCAACGAAGACGAAATCATGGCCATCACCGAAGGCATGGCCAAGCAAGTGTTTAAAGACGCGCTGAATGTAGAACTGGGCGACTTCCCGCGCATGCCGTTTAGCGAAGCCATGTTTTACTACGGCTCCGACAAACCCGATTTGCGCGTGGATTTGCAATTCACCGAGCTTACCGAGCTGATGAAAAGCGAAGAATTCAAAGTGTTCCGCGGCGCTGCCGATATGAAAAACGGTCGCGTGGTGGCCTTGCGCGTGCCCGGTGGCGCCAAATTCAGCCGCAAAGAAATCGACGTTTACACCGAATTTGTGGGCATTTACGGCGCCAAAGGCCTGGCTTATATCAAAGTGAACGACGTCACCAATTTGTCGAACGGCGAAAACAGCGGCCTACAATCGCCGATTGTGAAATTCTTATCCGAAGGCTGCCTGAAAGCCGTGATTGAGCAAACCGGCGCGCAAAACGGCGACATCATCTTCTTTGGCGCCGATAAAGCCAAAGTGGTGAACGAAGCCATCGGCGCCTTGCGCATCAAAATCGGCCACGAGCACGGCGCCGAAGGCGGCTACTTCACCAACGAATGGCGCCCGCTGTGGGTGGTAGACTTCCCCATGTTTGAATACGACGAAGAAAACAACCGCTACGCCGCCATGCATCATCCGTTTACCTCACCCAAACCCGGCCATGAGGACTTGATGGACAGCGACCCCGAAAACTGCCTCGCCCGCGCCTACGATATGGTGCTTAACGGCTGGGAAATCGGCGGTGGCTCTGTGCGTATCCACCGCGCCGAGATTCAGGAAAAAGTGTTTGCGGCGCTGAAAATCAGCCCCGAAGAGCAGCAAAACAAATTCGGCTTCTTGCTCGACAACCTCAAATACGGTGCGCCCCCGCACGGCGGTTTGGCCTTTGGCCTCGACCGTTTGGTAACATTGATGGCCGGAGCAGAATCCATCCGCGACGTGATTGCCTTCCCCAAAACCCAGCGCGCGCAAGACTTGCTGGTGGATGCGCCCAACCATGTGGATGAAAAGCAATTGCGCGAACTGGGCCTGCGCCTGCGCACCAAAGCGGCGGACAACGCTTAA
- a CDS encoding DUF502 domain-containing protein translates to MAAPAEGSKIGKALKKYLLTGILVWLPLIVTVWVISYIVNAADQLINILPQQWQPLNRLGFNIPGLGVIAAVVVLFFTGLFAANVLGRKIIEGWDSLLGRIPVVKSIYSSVKKVSESLLSDSRQSFKTPVLVPFPQADIWTVAFVSGNIPAAIAAGLPEGERYLPVYVPTTPNPTGGYYIMVRQRDIRPLNMSVDDALKYVISLGMVMPDTPTAEIAATIPPPANPQ, encoded by the coding sequence ATGGCCGCACCCGCTGAAGGCAGTAAAATCGGCAAAGCGTTAAAAAAATACCTGCTCACCGGCATTTTGGTGTGGCTGCCGCTGATTGTTACCGTGTGGGTGATTAGCTATATCGTCAACGCGGCCGACCAATTGATTAACATCCTGCCGCAGCAATGGCAGCCGCTCAACCGGCTCGGCTTCAACATCCCCGGCTTGGGCGTGATTGCCGCCGTGGTGGTGTTGTTTTTTACCGGCCTGTTTGCCGCCAATGTGCTGGGGCGCAAAATCATCGAAGGCTGGGATTCGCTGCTGGGGCGCATTCCGGTGGTGAAAAGCATTTATTCCAGCGTAAAAAAAGTGTCCGAATCGCTGCTGTCCGACTCGCGCCAATCGTTTAAAACCCCGGTGCTGGTGCCGTTTCCGCAAGCCGATATCTGGACTGTGGCCTTCGTGTCGGGCAATATCCCCGCTGCCATCGCCGCGGGCCTGCCCGAAGGCGAGCGCTATCTGCCGGTGTATGTGCCCACCACGCCCAACCCCACTGGCGGCTACTATATTATGGTGCGCCAGCGCGACATCCGCCCCTTAAACATGAGCGTAGACGACGCTTTGAAATACGTGATTTCACTGGGCATGGTGATGCCGGATACACCCACCGCCGAGATTGCGGCCACCATACCGCCGCCGGCCAATCCGCAATAA
- the rpsR gene encoding 30S ribosomal protein S18 produces the protein MARQSFKRRKFCRFTAEGIKQVDYKAVDLLKDFIAENGKIIPARITGTKAGYQRQLSGAIKRARFLALLPYTDQHK, from the coding sequence ATGGCTCGTCAATCATTCAAACGCAGAAAATTCTGCCGCTTCACTGCCGAAGGCATCAAACAAGTGGATTACAAAGCGGTAGACTTGCTGAAAGACTTTATCGCCGAAAACGGCAAAATTATCCCGGCGCGCATCACCGGCACCAAAGCCGGCTACCAACGCCAGCTGTCCGGTGCCATCAAACGCGCCCGTTTCTTGGCTTTGCTGCCGTACACCGACCAACACAAATAA
- the serC gene encoding phosphoserine transaminase, with the protein MSNTTIYNFSAGPAILPESVLRTAQSEMFDYNGTGFSVMTMSHRSDVFMSILYHAEQDLRQLMDIPDNYKVLFLQGGASAQFNMVVMNLANGFERVDSVVTGNWSQIAHSQMGKLSHANIHLAAHGGEQYNYTDLPSPDTWDVSEKSAFVHFVINETVHGLQYRDIPKLATALPPMVCDMSSEILSRPINVADFGVIYAGAQKNIGPSGATIVIIREDLLKRCSSHIPDVWNYQSHVERQGMYNTPATYPIYISGLVFRWLQSQGGVAQMQTINALKAKILYEAIDNSGGFYINNVQPRARSQMNVIFRTGKPELDELFAQESTTRGLRLLRGYKSMGGMRASIYNAMPLQGVEALIEFMQEFQKRYG; encoded by the coding sequence ATGAGCAATACCACCATCTATAATTTTTCCGCCGGCCCGGCCATTCTGCCCGAATCGGTATTGCGCACCGCCCAAAGCGAAATGTTCGACTATAACGGCACCGGCTTTTCGGTGATGACCATGAGCCACCGCTCCGATGTGTTTATGAGCATCCTCTACCACGCCGAGCAAGATCTGCGCCAGCTGATGGACATCCCCGACAACTACAAAGTGCTGTTTTTACAAGGCGGCGCCAGCGCCCAATTCAATATGGTGGTGATGAATCTGGCCAACGGCTTTGAACGTGTGGATTCGGTGGTTACCGGCAACTGGAGCCAAATCGCCCACAGCCAAATGGGCAAATTGTCGCACGCCAATATCCATTTGGCCGCACACGGCGGCGAGCAATACAACTACACCGACCTGCCCTCGCCCGACACTTGGGATGTGAGCGAAAAATCCGCCTTTGTGCATTTTGTGATTAACGAAACCGTACACGGCCTGCAATACCGCGATATCCCCAAGCTCGCCACCGCATTGCCGCCAATGGTGTGCGATATGTCGAGCGAAATTCTGTCGCGCCCGATTAACGTGGCCGATTTCGGCGTGATTTACGCCGGTGCGCAAAAAAACATCGGCCCCTCCGGCGCCACCATTGTGATTATCCGCGAAGACCTGCTCAAGCGCTGCTCCAGCCACATCCCCGATGTGTGGAACTACCAAAGCCACGTTGAGCGCCAAGGCATGTACAACACCCCGGCTACTTATCCGATTTACATTTCCGGCCTGGTGTTCCGCTGGCTGCAATCGCAAGGCGGCGTGGCGCAAATGCAAACCATCAACGCATTAAAAGCCAAAATCCTCTACGAAGCCATCGACAACAGTGGCGGCTTCTACATCAACAACGTACAACCGCGCGCGCGCTCGCAAATGAACGTGATTTTCCGCACCGGCAAACCGGAGTTGGACGAATTGTTTGCCCAAGAATCCACCACCCGCGGCCTGCGCCTGTTGCGCGGCTACAAAAGCATGGGCGGCATGCGCGCCAGCATCTACAACGCCATGCCCTTGCAAGGCGTGGAAGCCTTGATTGAATTTATGCAGGAATTTCAGAAGCGCTACGGTTAA
- the rpsF gene encoding 30S ribosomal protein S6 produces MRHYEIVFIVHPDQSEQVGAMIERYKAMVTESGGKIHRLEDWGRRQLAYPINKIHKAHYVLMNVECSPAVIDEIETAFRFNDAVLRHLTVKMNEAVTEASPMMKEEKAKNLLAGNGTAATAESAEA; encoded by the coding sequence ATGCGTCATTATGAAATCGTGTTTATCGTCCACCCGGACCAAAGCGAACAAGTAGGTGCCATGATTGAGCGTTACAAAGCCATGGTTACCGAATCAGGCGGTAAAATCCACCGCCTAGAAGACTGGGGCCGCCGCCAATTGGCTTACCCCATCAACAAAATTCACAAAGCACATTATGTGTTGATGAACGTGGAATGCAGCCCTGCCGTTATCGATGAAATCGAAACCGCATTCCGCTTTAACGACGCCGTGCTGCGCCATCTGACCGTGAAAATGAACGAAGCGGTTACCGAAGCTTCTCCGATGATGAAAGAAGAGAAGGCCAAAAACCTGTTGGCCGGTAACGGCACCGCAGCTACGGCAGAAAGCGCCGAAGCGTAA
- a CDS encoding competence/damage-inducible protein A — protein sequence MQFGLMIIGDEILHGSRQDKHFAFFKQLLESRGLQLAWVQYLPDSRALLTRQLQRSFADGGAVFITGGIGATPDDHTRQAAAAALGLPLQRHPEALSLIEERTLAMGETLTSPGHAQRAKMADFAAGVDLIPNPFNRIAGFAVQQHYFLPGFPQMAHPMAEWVLGTHYQAHFHQTARRQCSALIEGLPESAIGPLMDDIETRWPDIKTFSLPTIRDDQPGLSGAARYRLEFGLKAEGAACALLSEAWAYAEQALRQLGASEITPLND from the coding sequence ATGCAATTCGGTTTAATGATTATCGGCGATGAAATTCTGCACGGCAGCCGCCAAGACAAACACTTCGCCTTTTTCAAGCAACTGTTGGAAAGTCGCGGCCTGCAGCTGGCGTGGGTGCAATATCTGCCCGACAGCCGTGCCCTGCTCACCCGCCAGCTGCAACGCAGCTTTGCCGATGGCGGCGCGGTGTTTATTACCGGCGGCATCGGTGCCACGCCCGACGACCACACCCGCCAAGCCGCCGCCGCTGCATTGGGGCTGCCTTTACAGCGCCACCCGGAGGCACTGAGCTTGATTGAAGAGCGCACCTTGGCCATGGGCGAAACCCTCACCAGCCCCGGCCATGCCCAACGCGCCAAAATGGCCGATTTTGCCGCCGGTGTCGACCTGATTCCCAACCCGTTTAACCGCATTGCCGGCTTTGCCGTGCAGCAACATTATTTCCTGCCCGGCTTCCCGCAAATGGCGCACCCCATGGCCGAATGGGTGTTGGGTACCCATTATCAAGCCCATTTCCACCAAACCGCACGCCGGCAATGCTCGGCACTGATAGAAGGGCTGCCTGAATCGGCCATCGGCCCCTTAATGGACGACATCGAAACCCGCTGGCCGGACATCAAAACCTTTAGCCTGCCCACCATCCGCGACGACCAACCCGGGCTTAGCGGCGCCGCCCGCTACCGGCTCGAATTCGGCCTCAAAGCCGAGGGTGCCGCCTGTGCGCTGCTAAGCGAAGCTTGGGCTTATGCCGAGCAGGCTTTACGCCAACTGGGGGCCAGCGAAATCACGCCCCTAAACGACTAA